The Exiguobacterium aurantiacum DSM 6208 genome includes a window with the following:
- a CDS encoding GrpB family protein, translating into MRRVEVVPYDPTWVARFEEEAGRLSRLFEGTVLAIHHIGSTSVPGLEAKPIIDIMPVVRAIEQVDELSGHMEALGYRSFGEHGIPRRRFFAKGDDVRTFHVHVFEAGDDGVTRHLAFREYLKAFPDVRAEYGDLKRTLAEQHPTDIESYIQGKQEWVSETERVATIWYMAEQTK; encoded by the coding sequence ATGAGACGAGTAGAAGTTGTACCGTACGACCCGACGTGGGTAGCTCGATTCGAAGAAGAGGCAGGTCGATTGAGCCGGCTTTTTGAAGGGACGGTGCTGGCGATTCATCATATCGGCAGCACGTCGGTGCCAGGTCTCGAGGCGAAGCCGATCATCGACATCATGCCCGTCGTTCGAGCGATTGAGCAAGTCGATGAACTGTCTGGGCATATGGAGGCGCTCGGCTACCGGAGCTTCGGTGAACACGGCATCCCAAGACGACGCTTTTTTGCGAAAGGTGACGACGTGCGGACGTTTCACGTCCACGTTTTCGAGGCGGGCGATGATGGTGTGACCCGTCATTTGGCGTTTCGTGAATATTTAAAAGCGTTCCCGGACGTGCGTGCCGAATATGGTGACTTGAAGCGAACGCTCGCTGAGCAGCACCCGACCGATATCGAGAGCTACATTCAAGGGAAGCAGGAGTGGGTGTCGGAGACGGAACGTGTCGCCACGATTTGGTATATGGCCGAACAAACAA